Part of the Roseomonas sp. OT10 genome, GAGCGAGGCGATGGGCTCGTCCGCCAGGATCAGCCTCGGCTCCTGCATCAGGGCGCGGGCGATGGCGACGCGCTGCTGCTGCCCGCCCGAGAGCGTGTCCGCCCGTTGCAGCGCCACCTCCACCAGGTCGAAGCGGTCGAGGGTGGTGAGCGCCAGCGCCCGCTCGGCGGGGGTGAAGAGGCCGAGCAGGGAGGTGACGGCGCCCCAGGCGCCGGGCCGCCGGTTCAGCCGGCCGATCAGCACGTTGGTCAGCACGTCCAGCCGCTGCACCAGGTTGAACTGCTGGAAGATCATGGCGCAGTCGCTGCGCCAGTCGCGCAGGCCCTGGCCGCGCAGGGCGGTGACATCGCGCCCGTCGTGCAGGATGCGGCCGGCGCTGGGCTCGGTCAGCCGGTTGATCATGCGCAGCAGGGTGGACTTGCCCGCGCCGGAGCGGCCGATGATGCCCACCATCTGCCCGTCGGGGACGGCGAGCGTCACCCCGTCCACCGCCGCCCGGTCGCCGAAGCGGCGGGTCAGGTCCTGAAGCTCCAGCATGCACGATCCCTTCCGGCCTGCGGCAAGCCTCACCGCCGATCCTCCGGCACGC contains:
- the phnC gene encoding phosphonate ABC transporter ATP-binding protein, which codes for MLELQDLTRRFGDRAAVDGVTLAVPDGQMVGIIGRSGAGKSTLLRMINRLTEPSAGRILHDGRDVTALRGQGLRDWRSDCAMIFQQFNLVQRLDVLTNVLIGRLNRRPGAWGAVTSLLGLFTPAERALALTTLDRFDLVEVALQRADTLSGGQQQRVAIARALMQEPRLILADEPIASLDPRNAEVVMGALRDVNRREGLTVLVNLHHLDTAREYCGRIVAMQRGKVVFDGTPEELTPLRVREIYGVSEEEFAAGREIGREHAGAA